The window GCGGCGGGCGCAATCGATTCCGCCGGGGCAGAAGATGCCGGTGGGGGAGATTCTCACGCTGCTGAACGGTTGTTGCGCCTTTCGTCTCGGAGGCGTTCCCGAGCTGTTGCGGGGTTTGCTGGGCGAGACCACCTGGGAGGAGTCGGACCGGGAGGCGCTTCTGGCGGCACTCCCGAACCTCGGCGGGGAGGAGGAACCCCTGGATCTGCATTGCCCCGCCTGTCTGCCGGGGCCGACCATCGGCTTGTACGGATCGGATGGCAAACTCTTTTCCCGCATGAGGGGAGAGTTGGAGAAACAAGGTCTGGCGGTTCTCTTCACCACGGAAATGGCAACCGTGGCAAAGTGGTTGGAACTGCCGGTCCTGGCGGGTCTGGTTTTCGACCTGCCCTCGGTGGCGGAGGAGGAGCAACCTCCCTGGATCAACCGCACGATTCCCGTGATCGCCGTCTCCCGTACCGACGACATGCTCTCCCGCCTCAAGGCGGTTCGATTGGGGGGCAACCATTTTCTGCCCTATCCCCTGGACGTGCATCGCCTCTTCCGGCTGTTGGCCTCCTGGCGACCCGCCAAGCCCGAAACCCCGATTCGCATCCTGATTCTCGGCGAGGAACCCCTGCTCAATACCTGGTATCAGACCATTCTGCAGGCGG of the Magnetococcales bacterium genome contains:
- a CDS encoding response regulator, encoding METAQPSLFETYRNLRRDYVRLLPERVNALWRRAQSIPPGQKMPVGEILTLLNGCCAFRLGGVPELLRGLLGETTWEESDREALLAALPNLGGEEEPLDLHCPACLPGPTIGLYGSDGKLFSRMRGELEKQGLAVLFTTEMATVAKWLELPVLAGLVFDLPSVAEEEQPPWINRTIPVIAVSRTDDMLSRLKAVRLGGNHFLPYPLDVHRLFRLLASWRPAKPETPIRILILGEEPLLNTWYQTILQAAGMEVSTLENPEGLLDELVLRKPEMVLLDLHRQERLAL